In Streptacidiphilus sp. P02-A3a, the DNA window CGCGATCAGCTCGCCGGGCTCGACCTCGCGGATGAAGGACGCGCCGACGATGTCCAGCGCGGCGGTCTCCGAGGCGACCACCCAGCCGCGCTCCAGACGGCCCAGCACCAGCGGGCGGATGCCCTGCGGGTCACGGGCGGCGTAGAGGGTCTGCTCGTCCATGAAGACCAGCGAGAAGGCACCCTTGACCAGCGGCAGGATCTGCCGGGCGGTCTCCTCGATGGAGAGGTCGGGGTGGCCCGCGAGCAGCGCGGTGACCAGGTCGGTGTCGTTGGTGACGGCCGACCGGCCGGAACGCGAGGTGTGCTGCTCGCCGGGGAGGTCGGCGACCATCCGCGCCAGTTCGGCGGTGTTGACCAGGTTGCCGTTGTGGCCGAGCGCCAGCGAACCGTGGGCGGTCGCCCGGAAGGTCGGCTGGGCGTTCTCCCACACGGAGGAGCCGGTGGTGGAGTAGCGGGCGTGGCCGACGGCGATATGGCCGAGCAGCGAGCCCAGGGAAGCTTCGTCGAAGACCTGCGAAACCAGACCCATGTCCTTGTAGACGAGGATCTGCGAGCCGTTGCTCACTGCGATACCGGCGGACTCCTGTCCGCGGTGCTGCAGGGCGTACAGCCCGAAATAGGTGAGTTTGGCGACCTCTTCACCGGGGGCCCAGACCCCGAAGACGCCGCAGGCGTCCTGGGGCCCCTTCTCGCCGGGAAGGAGGTCATGGCTGAGTCGTCCGTCACCGCGTGGCACGGTACCGAGTCTAGGGCAGTCCGGGAGCGACCGCCGAACGGGGGACAACCGCAGGTCACCGCCCGCCTCCCGGACACGCGTAGAACGCATCCGAACGGACTCAGCCCATCACCGGGAGTAGCGCCGAAAGATCGCTCCGCTCGCCGCCCGCCGTGAGTTGCGCCACGTTTCCCTCGGCGCCGGTGATCCGGGCCCAGCTGGTGCGGCCGGTGGCCAGCCGGATCCACGGCAGCGGGGCGGTCTCCACCACGTTCGGCGGCGTCCCCCGGGTGTGCCGGGGGCCCGCCACGCACTGGACCACGGCGAACGGCGGGATCCGCAGCTCCACCGCGCCGCCCGGGGCCTGGACCGCGAGCGCGTCCGCGAGCAGCCGCACCACCGCCGCCAGCGCCCGCCGGTCGTGCGGGAAGGCGTCCGCCGGGGGGCAGCGCCCCGGGTCGGCCCCGGCCAGCGCGGCGGCCAGGTCGTCGGCGTGCACCACGGTCTCCACCAGCCGGGTGACCAGGTAGTCGGTGAGCAGCATCGCGCCGAACCGGGTCGGCAGCCGCAGCTGCGGCGGGTACTCGTCGGCGAGCAGCGCCAGCGCCCGCTCGACGGCGGCGTCCAGCGCGGCGGCGACCTCCGCCGGGCCGCCGCCGTACTCCCGCGCACCGCGCTGCCGGGCCCGGTCGGCGATGGCCGGGGCGGCGGTGCGGGTCGCGGCGACCCAGTCGGTGAGCGTCAGCGGCGCGGCGTCGCCGGTCGACAACCCGAGGTTGTCGGTGATCGCGTCGAAGGCGCTGCCCAGGTGCGCGACCAGGTCCCGCACCGTCCAGTCGCCGAGCCGGGTGGGCGCGGCCAGCAGCGCCTCGGCGTCGGCCCGGTCGCCCAGCGCGTGCACCAGCGTGCGCACCGCCCCCGCCTGCGCGGCGAGCGCGGCACGGCTGGTGGCGGGATCGTAGCTGCGGACACGGACCCGGCGGGCGGCTGGCGGCATGCGGACGAGCTTAGACGGCGCCCGGGGCGCTCACAGCACGTCGGGCAGGTGGTCGGGCAGATGGTCGGGCAGGTGGTCGGGCAGGTAGTCGAAGCCGGGCACCCCGGGCCGGGCCAGGGCCAGCGCGGCCAGCAGCCCGGGCGGCGGCGCGGCGTGGATCAGCGGGTAGTCCCGCTCGTCGGCGGCCGGGTCGGCGGTGAACGCCAGCCGCTCCGCGTCCAGTGAGAACCCGGCGTCGATGCCGGGGCGGTTGCCGCGGGCGTCCAGCCGCGACCAGCGGCCGTCCAGCCGGACCGCGATCAGCGCGTGCAGGACGAAGCGGCCGGGCGCGCCGTCGCCGAGCCGCTGGTAGCAGAGTCCGGCCGGGATCCGCCGGGCCCGCAGCAGCGCCGCCAGCAGGTGCGACTTGCCGTGGCAGACGGCGTCGCCGTGGGCCAGCACCTCGGACGCGGCGCTGGCGGCGCTCCACCGGTCGACGTCGCGGGAGTGCCCGACCGTGTCCCGGACCAGCAGGTACGCCGCCCGGGCGACGGCGGTCGGGTCGCCGCCGGGCAGCCCCTCGGCCGCCGCGCGGACCAGCGGATGCCCG includes these proteins:
- a CDS encoding sterol carrier family protein, whose protein sequence is MPPAARRVRVRSYDPATSRAALAAQAGAVRTLVHALGDRADAEALLAAPTRLGDWTVRDLVAHLGSAFDAITDNLGLSTGDAAPLTLTDWVAATRTAAPAIADRARQRGAREYGGGPAEVAAALDAAVERALALLADEYPPQLRLPTRFGAMLLTDYLVTRLVETVVHADDLAAALAGADPGRCPPADAFPHDRRALAAVVRLLADALAVQAPGGAVELRIPPFAVVQCVAGPRHTRGTPPNVVETAPLPWIRLATGRTSWARITGAEGNVAQLTAGGERSDLSALLPVMG
- a CDS encoding transglutaminase family protein yields the protein MTAIAPASDRIADYLAADAVIDHGHPLVRAAAEGLPGGDPTAVARAAYLLVRDTVGHSRDVDRWSAASAASEVLAHGDAVCHGKSHLLAALLRARRIPAGLCYQRLGDGAPGRFVLHALIAVRLDGRWSRLDARGNRPGIDAGFSLDAERLAFTADPAADERDYPLIHAAPPPGLLAALALARPGVPGFDYLPDHLPDHLPDHLPDVL